The Aerosakkonema funiforme FACHB-1375 DNA window CGCCAACCGGATATTACAAAAGCGAAAACTTGGCTGGGATGGCAGCCGACGATCCCTCTGGAAGCAGGGCTGAAGCTAACAATAGAAGATTTCAGGGCTCGCATCGAGAACTCCGAAGCATCAACAATCGGCTAAAGAAGGAATGTAGGGTATTTGGTTCCGGTTGATAGCGATCGCTAACTAAGTTTTGGGTACTATACATCAGGGCATAATCAAAAAACAGGAGTAGAGTACATCTAAGTTAGCAACATACCCTACATTCTCTATCCAAAACAAAAATTTCCATATTAGCGGAAAGCTAATATAACTGGAGTTTAGTCATTTACTTTGAGGATAAGCACAATATGCGTGTTTGCGTTATAGGTACCGGATACGTTGGTTTAGTTACAGGCGTTTGTTTGGCACATACCGGTCATCATGTGATCTGCGTAGACAACAACGAAGAAAAAGTTAAGTTAATGAAAGCCGGACAATCGCCGATATTTGAACCGGGATTATCCGAACTGATGCAGTCTACCTACCAGAACGGATTGCTGGAATTTACCACCGATATCGCCGCAGGTGTCCAGCACGGAGAAATTTTATTCATCGCTGTGGGAACGCCTCCATTGCCAACAGGAGAAAGCGATACCCGCTACGTAGAAGCAGTTGCCCGTGGCATTGGGGCCAATCTCAACGACGGCTATAAAGTAATCGTAAATAAATCTACCGTGCCGATCGGATCGGGCGACTGGGTACGCATGATCGTCATGGACGGGATCGCCGAACGCCAAAAAGTGCTGGTAGGTGCTGGTGGCGTGGAAGCAGCCGTACAAAAAATCGCCGCCGAATTCGATGTCGTCAGCAATCCGGAATTTTTACGCGAAGGATCGGCAGTTTACGATACCTTTAACCCCGATCGCATCGTTCTGGGCAGCAACAACCAGAAAGCGATCGATCTGATGAAACAACTATACACCCCCATCATCGACCGTAAGTATGCCGAAAATCCATCTTTACCGCCAGTACCGGTAGTGGAAACAGACATCAACTCGGCAGAAATGATCAAGTACGCCGCCAACGCTTTCTTAGCAACCAAAATCAGCTTTATCAACGAAGTAGCTAATATTTGCGATCGCGTCGGCGCTGACGTTACCCAAGTCGCCAAAGGTATCGGTTTAGACTCCCGCATTGGTGGCAAATTCTTGCAAGCTGGGATTGGTTGGGGCGGTTCTTGTTTCCCCAAAGATGTCTCCGCCCTCGTCCACACCGCTAAAGATTATAACTACACAGCCGAACTTCTGGAAGCAGCTGTGAAAGTCAATCAACGTCAGCGTCTGATTGCAGTCGATAAACTGCAACAAGAACTGAAAATACTCAAGGGTAAATCCGTCGGTTTGTTGGGGTTGACTTTCAAACCGGATACCGATGATATGCGGGACGCCCCAGCCCTGAATATCATCGAAGAACTCAACCGTTTGGGGATGAAAGTCAAAGCTTACGATCCGATCGTTTCTCAAACCGGTTTGCGTCACGGTTTAAGCGGCGTAATTGTCGAAACAGATCCGGAACGTTTGGCAGATGGTTGCGATGCTTTGGTACTGGTCACAGAATGGGATCAGTTCCGCACTTTAGACTACGCCAAAATGGCTAAATTGATGAATCATGCCGTCATAATTGACGGTCGTAACTTCCTGAATCCCAAGGAGATAGAAGCCGCAGGATTCCGTTATGTAGGAATTGGCCGATAAGGGAATTTTAGATTTTGGATTTGGGATTTTGGATTGAATTGAATTTGAAATCTCAAATCTGGAATCTAAAATTTATCAGTTTGCGATCGGGCAAAAAAATGCCAGATTAAACCAGCTACAATCAAGCCAATACCTGTTAACCAAATCTGCCTTTCTACCCAGAAAGCGAGAAACAAACAAGCTGCCAAACCCATCCAGGCTAAATATTTAGGATAAAGCCGTTCTTGGGTTGGCAGCTGCAACGCTGCTAAATTAGTAATCGCGTAATAAATCAAAACCGTAAAAGCGCTAAACGACCAGGTGGTTTTGACATCTCCAATTAAAACTAAACTTGCGATCGCAATTCCCACCAACAACACAGCCGCATAGGGTGTCGTCCCACCCCGATCCAAATTTGCTAAGATTCCCGGCAAATCTCCCCGCCTTCCCATTGCCAACACTACGCGGGACAAACCGAGAATCAAGTTCAGCAATACACCCAGCATCGCCGTCATGGCACCCACTGCTAAGATCTGCGTAGCTCCCGGAATGCCAAAACTGCGAGCTGCCAC harbors:
- a CDS encoding UDP-glucose dehydrogenase family protein is translated as MRVCVIGTGYVGLVTGVCLAHTGHHVICVDNNEEKVKLMKAGQSPIFEPGLSELMQSTYQNGLLEFTTDIAAGVQHGEILFIAVGTPPLPTGESDTRYVEAVARGIGANLNDGYKVIVNKSTVPIGSGDWVRMIVMDGIAERQKVLVGAGGVEAAVQKIAAEFDVVSNPEFLREGSAVYDTFNPDRIVLGSNNQKAIDLMKQLYTPIIDRKYAENPSLPPVPVVETDINSAEMIKYAANAFLATKISFINEVANICDRVGADVTQVAKGIGLDSRIGGKFLQAGIGWGGSCFPKDVSALVHTAKDYNYTAELLEAAVKVNQRQRLIAVDKLQQELKILKGKSVGLLGLTFKPDTDDMRDAPALNIIEELNRLGMKVKAYDPIVSQTGLRHGLSGVIVETDPERLADGCDALVLVTEWDQFRTLDYAKMAKLMNHAVIIDGRNFLNPKEIEAAGFRYVGIGR